Within Triticum dicoccoides isolate Atlit2015 ecotype Zavitan chromosome 1B, WEW_v2.0, whole genome shotgun sequence, the genomic segment CTGAATCAGCACCTCGGTGATCTCCTCAAGACCGAGAAGGGCGCTGACGTTGTGTTTGAGGTAGGCGGTGAGATGATTCCTGCACACCGGTGTGTGCTCGCGTCGCGATCTCCAGTCTTCAGCGCGGAGCTCTTTGGTGTGATGAAGGAGGGCGACACAGCCGGTGTCATACACATAGATGACTTGGAGGCACAGGTGTTCAAGGAGTTGCTCTACTTTGCCTACACTGACTCATTGCGAGaggcaaaagaagaagaggaagatatcATGTGCCAGCATCTGCTCATTGCGGCGGACAGGTATAACATGGAGAGGCTAAAGCTGATTTGCGAGGAAAAATTATGCAAGTACATTGATGCAGGCTCTGTTCCGACCATTCTAGCACTTGCTGAGCAGTACCACTGCAATGGGTTGAAGAAGGCATGCTTTGATTTTCTCAGCTGCCCGGCACATCGGAGGGCAGTCGTGGCCACTGACGGCTTCAAGAATTTGTGCAAGAGCTTCCATTCTCTTGTGATGGAGCTGATTGCCATGCCCTCGCCACCTTAGCCGAGTGTTGCCCCGTATTTTAGCAATGGTAGTTCATGGTTTCTAGATGGTTGATATCAACTAGATCTCTTGTTTACCAATGTGTACTGGTATGTGGACTTTGTGACTTATGTTATCAGGCAGTTATCTTGTCATGTGACTGTATTAAGTAATCAGGAATGACTTTGTTATCAGGTTTGCTTTATGGATTCAAACCCCCAAGACATGATTGTTCTGTCAGCATTTTGTTTTTTTACAATGCTTTGGACGAGTAACGCATATCACTTATGCTTTTCTTTCGTTGTCCTGAGATGTGAAAAAAGTGTTAACCCTGATTTGATGTTTGCTGACAGCATCTCTACTTCTCTGCCTGTTACTCCAAGAATACTCTGTCATTTCTCGCGGAAAAAGAACAGATATCGTTTGCTAGTACATAGCTTGATGTTAATTCATGATCTCTTGAGAAACCAAAAATACTTCCCATGTTGCCTTCTCCCTTATGcacaaaacaaaaaccaaaaatacttttcttGTAATTCATGATCACTATGTTTTTGTGTTAGCGGTTCATTACCTTTCTGTAGGGCCTACCAGGCAATCAGGAATGGCTTTTATAATCAGGTTGCTTACTGATTAAACTCCGGACATGCATGATAGTCCTTTGGTCATTCTGTTTTCTTAGAATACTTTAGACAGTAACGCGAGTCGCTTGCGCTCTTCTTTCCTTAGAAGATGTAAAAAAAGAAAATCGATCTCTGGTTTGATGGTTGGCAAATGCATTATACTTATCTGCCTGTTATTCCAAGAATTACCTTGTGGTCTCACCAAAAACAGATGTAGTTTGCTATCACATAGCTTGATATTTACTCACACCCCATGTAAGAAATCAAACTCAGGTTCTTCACCTTTTCAAACTTTAAAGGGAACATAATCACCCTTCAGATTTATGTAGGGGTACTCCACCAATTTCTCAATCTTCTTGTTGGGAGGGAATCTGACCAAGAACTGACCACATAGCAGAGAAGTTCTGTTTCATTCTTGAACAGATACTTCACCCTCGGTCCGGGCGACGTCAAGAAGAATGTAGCAGTGTTCTGCACATGCAAGAAGTTATGTTTCATTCTTGAACAGATACTTCACCCTCAATCTTCACGGCGCGATCAAGTCTGGGCGACGTTTCCGGTACGGAAGCGTACGGGGAATTTAGCTCAGGCTTCGGGGAAGTGGTGGAGAGCGCCTGGGCTGTTCCAACTGGAAAAGCTTGCCCCTTGACGGTTTCTCTGGAGGGTTCTTTATGAGCTTGCTGGGGCACCGCTAGGCATCAGACTACTGATGGTTTGCATCCATCAAACTAGTCAGTAGCCATTGGATTAGAATAAGATGGACGTCAGATATGGGTCCTTAGGACCCGCGCGATATTAGTCTTTGGCAACCACACTAGCGATCATCAGACAGCTTTAATGACCGTGAATTTAGCGCGAGATTGGAACCGAGCTTCCGATTGAATAGGACGTGCATTTAGGAAAGAAACCCCCACACATCACGTGGTTTTAGGAAACTAACCCATGGTTtaaggaattaaaataaatcttagAAAACTATTTCTAAACTACAGGAAAGTTATGAAGCAATATTTGTATCCAGCGTCACAAATTTTTTCTTCCAATGTACCAgaactatgcttgcttccatgctgATTAAAATTGGCTTCCATGTCGAACTGGATAGTAACATGCTTCATTGGTCCATATAACATGCTTCCAGTGACCTAAATATTTACCTCATTTTAGTCGCTCATATCATAGTGCTTCATATTCTCAGACCACATGTTTCCTTCATACTACAAATTTGCTTCACTCTGCTATCCATGTGGTTCTTTACATGCTTTGTTTCCTGCTTCCAGGAATTGCTTCCAAAAATAATTAGCTATGATTTGTGTCCTGCTTACGTTATGATTTGTTTCCTGCTTCCAATAATTGCTTCCGAAAATAATTTGTTATGCATATTTACGGGAGATAAAGTGCATATTTATACTATGGAAACATTCCTTTTAACGTTGGAGGCATATACACTTAAAATAATTCTGGTACAATAACTATGTTTTCCGGAGATGCATTTTTATACGAtggcgatgttgcttttgtgcgagCAAACATTCCAAAACTGATGGAAGCATATACTTTGTGGTTCAGCAGCAAATATTGTTCAACAGTATGATTCAATCTTTGTTATATTTTTAGGAGGAGGGAATAATTTTGTGTGTGTAAAGGAAGCATTTTTCTCATATACTTGAAACATTTTCGGAACCATCAGCAAGCACAACAAGAATGATCAAGCACTGAAACAAGTTCATAAGATATGAAAAAAAAATTAACTCCTTTTTTGCAACTAAATAAAAGATTATTACGACAACATTGTTTACATGCGGGTGATGGACAAGATCTTCGCGTGCCATGAGCTCTCTGTTGTTCCAGTACAACCGACAACTTAGAGTAGTCACTGGTTTGTCTCCGTTATAGGTCGTCAACATCATTGCAAGGCATCTTGCTGGCAACAAAGAAGCGCATTTGGAACTGGGCGCATGTGTCTATATTAGAAGCATTCAATTGGAAAGAAGAAAGCACACCCTGTTATTGATAcaataaaagatgcaaaaattATATACAAGAAGGTTTCACCAATAGAAGCAACACGGCGACTGGTTGAAGCACATAATAGTAGTTATGGAAGCACAAAATATCTCCTAATGGTTCTACAAAAATAGTTTTACAATAAAATAAGCACACACTTACAATGCTTGAATTAAACTTCACTATACCATAGAAACATATGCAAGAAATAAAAGTAGGAAGCATGGCTAGTTTGAAACAACAGCTTCATTATATCATAACATATATAAAACACACTGGAAGCATGATAGGATGCAGAAATATGTGTTTCCCAAATAAATTATGATCATACAATTCGTTAGCTAATATTAACAAATATTGGTTTCCCATATAACCTGAAACATGTATATGAATTAAGTATTTCCAGGAAAACTTATTTGTGAACCTAATTATGCACTATTGACACAATCTATCTGGACTGAAGTACAATACCTCCGAAGCATGTATATTTTCAAGCATCAATTTCATGCCATCTAACAAAAAACAAGAGTATAAAAAAGGAAGCATGGTTGTTGAATAGTAAATTCTATGCAATGAAGAAGCAGAAGTATGATACATGCATGTGTAGCTTGGAGATTTTGGAACCATCAGATTCATGCAATTCAACACAACAGAATGGGTAGTGGTTATAGAATGGAGATGTTGAACCTGAGAAGCATGGTTGTATTGCCAATCCATCCGCGGGTATGAGCACGTATTGGATATATATGAAGCATCGAATCTCTGCATCAAAAAAATCAATCTTGCAAGTGCAACCATGCGTGTAATGAATTGGAAATACAACCGGTAGGCATTGATTTGAGTAACACTCCTTTACTAGGATAAATCATGGCTGGGGGATGGACCGAGGACCGCAGTGTATGGGGATCCAAACCCCGGCTGCTTCGGCAGGGAGATCAGAGGGAGACGAGGAGGATTGCGAGCTCCACGGTGCGGTCTGTCggaagcagggcagaggagggtgaGCTCAACAGCGGTGTGTGGCGGGTGCACTCAGGGTAGCGGAGGAAGCGGGCGGCGCACACGGACGGATCGCTCGTCGGTAAGGTGAGCAGGGAGGAGGAACAATAAGTGCGATATTTTGGGGATAAAGATGGAAGATGGAGCCTGGATTTATGCCGACAGTTAAGAGTAGCGTGCGTCCTTTGCGTATTAATTAATTGGGTGGTTTAGAGTGCTTTTTTAGCGAGTTGTTGGCCGTCGGATGTTTCAAGGATCAACGGCAAGCAACCAGTCTGATGTTTGCCTCGTATCAGATGTATTGTCAAAATCTTCATGAAACTGCTTGCCAAACGTCTTGCTCCGAAGCTGGAGGAGCTGGATGTCAAAGTGCATTTATTAAACACCACTGCATCCAAGAGAACTTGTTGCATCTGCAGAACACTCTAGATTCTTCCACAAAACAAAATGATCCATAGTCATTGCAAATTGCTTGACATAGAAGATAGCAGTGCTTCGTGCCATCGTCAAGTTGTCATCAATGTAATCTGCCGGAACACCATATGCCATCATACGCAAAGCAGCAATGACCTTCTGTTCAATGCTATGGCCAAGCAACCCAGCACAGTTCCTTCTCTGCTCGAAGGATTATGCTGCTTCACGGAATTGCAAATGTGGATGAACAAGTCTTTCGACATTCTGAAACGGCGTCAAAAGTAATTATCCAGGAAAACAGGTGGTGATCCAAAGTAGTTGCACATCAACCGTTTGTGTGTATCAATCAGTTCTCTCCGAATGAACGCACGGCCATAGACGGAACCaccgtgctttggcttcttccccttGTGCATGGACACAAGCATAGCAATGTCCTCTTCTTCATGCAAATCAAATTCCTCGACCGACGGCGAATCGTCCACGAATGAGGAGTCAACCGAGCTCATCTACAATGCAGACAATCACAGTCAAACATACTATCCAATCCCAATTAAAATCATCAAGTTTCGTCGTTTTTTTTACCTTGGGGAATTTCGTCGAACACCTTGTGCGTGGGGTGGAGGAAGATGGCCGGCGGTTCGATTGATCGCTGCTGCGGATGGCGGCGCAGAGGAGAACTGTTGCGGACTGCGGCACATAGGAGAAGGGAGCATGGCGGACCGCCGGAGTCGGCGAATCCAACCACGGCTGCCTCCCGAAACGGCGGTGCCGGGACGGTTGCGAGATGCCCTCCGGCGGGGGAGGCGACGAGGGCCAGGGTGGCGAAGGGCAGCGGCGGGGAtgtggggcagtggcggcggcgactTTCGGCGGTTGGTGCTCGGTCGCGGGCGGGCGGTCGCCAGGCTGAAGCGGAATAAAGTGGCTGTTGGGTGTTTGACGGGTGGCCGCGGTTTTGGACCAGTTGCATCTCGTGACGTAAATTTGCATCACGGAGTTTTTAATTTTACATCATCGAAAGGCCGCGGTCCAAATTTTTGTACATATGAACTGTCAATTGGAGCAGCTGTTTTTGCCCTAGACGGTTTAAAAGTTAAGTTTTTTACATTTGAatcatctattgaagatgctctaacaGACTAATTAAGCATACATTTACAGGCAGTAGTCAATGGCATGTTCACGCGGACTCGCTGCCCTGCTGCGTCGCCTGCGCGCATGCTTACTCAGGAGGGAGGGCGGCGATGTTTAATCCGTCATTAACAGCTCAACACTTGGTTGTGGACTACCCAGCGACTGCTTTGCCAGCTCTGTCTCCGTAAGACAGGACCGAACGATATGTCTCTCCTCTCTTCATGCGTGCATATGTCCATGTACGTGCAGACAACCTATGCGTCAACTTCACTCGTGTCACCGATGATCGTATCGGAACCGTGTCAATCTGATCGATTTCCACCACTTGTATGACAATTAATATATACAGTGCATGCAcaggtcgtcgtcgtcgtcgtcctcgcgaGTACCTGGTCAAGTTAATTAGTGCATTGAAAACCATGAGTTTGCCATGTGTGGAGCCCGGGAACGAGCTTAATACAAAGTTGGGTTATCTATTTTAAAACggatggagtagctagctaggctgCCTGAGGGCTGGGGCTACAGCTTGATGGTGTTGCCAACTACAGCAGCCAAATTAAGCTTGTCACTTTTTGCAGTCCCTTGGGTTCGCCTCCCGCGATAGATGAATCAAACTATCTTATTAGGATTAATCGAGGTCCACGTCCACTGCGACTTTGATACTCCCCCTCCGTCATTTCATTTAAGTGATTTTTCCATGTTGTAGTATAGAGAGCAAATTTGATCTTTACAATGTTTTTGATCTTTTACAGCGTTTTCTCTTTACATTTTCAGACAAACTAATTAACGAAATGCATATACTGTTGCTTACGTTGTGACATTGTAATGACCAATGCCACCGAATGCTTCGTGTAGTAGTTACTGAATTAGATGGAACTGGACAGTGCCAGTGCATGCATGACCCATAATGTTATGTCGTTATGTATATCCTTCTTATGTATCTCCCCCCACTTTTTCTTTTACCAAGGGTTCTTACGAAATCTTTTCTGTATAAAAAGAAGTCCACCATTAGACGTGTCCAATGCATTTTCTTTGTCAAATGGTTGCTGCTTAATTATGTGGAAACTCAGAAGCAATTTCAAGTCTAGCTGGTTCTTGAAGAACCATGAACTGACTGCAATAAAATCATATAATGAAAAGCATCACATTGTGTTATTGATTGTGGTTTTATTGATTTTTAACATGGTGCTCTACTTTGGTCTATATATTGTTACTACCTATGCTTTGCTATATATTGACAAAGCGGGCAATACGCGGGCACATAGAAAAGAAAGTAACAAAGTTAAAGTGATGCAAAATAGGTGCTGAGTTAGTTTTCTATATCAAATTAAGCACCAAGATGGCAAATAAGCCACAACTTCATGGCCGTAAGCATAATGGTATAGGTCGATAGGCCGTTCATGGACATAGTCCTCGTGGATCTAGCAACCAAGAATTTTTTATTCTGGAACCTTCGTAATCGAAAACCTCCATCAGCGTGGAGTAGGACAGCCCCAAATATCCAAAGCACGGGAAAACACCGTTGAGCCTACCCGTGTTTGTGTTCTTCTAAGCCTTACTCTTTACTTATGCAAGTTCATTTCTTCCGTCACAATTATGGGGTGTAACACAACAATGGGAAATCTAAGATCCACAATCTCTTCCTCATGTTATTTTTTGTGCGATGTGTCAGTTCTAACTTGTGGTGCTGCTCATCTCTTCGTCCGTGTCTCAGGCTCTCGGCTCATCCCGAACTGACTAACGGGCGGTGTCTCTTCTGCTCTATGTGCCTATAAGCTTGTTATCAATGACTGGTTGCCTAGCAAAACCGCATGCTCTGTTCTGTGTCATATCTGACAGTAGGTTAGTGTTTGTGAGTTGTTTGATAAAAACTTGAAGATACTGACATGATGAGGTGAGGGGCTCCAGTTCTTCAGTTTCTGTGGAACAGTAATAATTGCAAATTTTAAGACTTGCACTTTCACATGATTGGACTTGCATTGCTTTGCTGGTCAATGTGGAAATTGCACACTCTGTGGAATGAAATGTTTTTAAATCTTCTATGACAGTTCATAAACGTTAATTTGAAATCTTCTATGATTCTTTGGTGGTGTTACCGTCGGCGTGTATTAGTATTTTGGGAGCAACATCTCCCACTACGAGGAGAGAGACGGAGAGTATCTTAGAGGCCTTACTTAGAGAATCTTTTATAGCAGATCCAAATTTCACCCCAGGACTCAAAAACTGCAATGTGGAGGGATGTTTTGGCCCCAAAACGGCTACATCAGCACACCCATTTCTGCAGGGGTCCACAAACTTTGGGTAGGCACCCATATTTGGGTCCAACCTACCACAATACCCATATTAATAATAACATGGCGCCAATCCCAACTGTAGCACGATTCCGGCCACCGCGCAGTGCCGGCCACCTTAAGTCGTTGCAACCCTGCCTCACAAACCTGCCATCCAGGATCGTCTGTCGCGACGCTGTCGTGCTCGTGACGCCGCCGCCCAGTCCTGCCGATTCTGGCCGTCCCCAGCCCCGCCACCACCCAAGATGGTCACCCATCGCACAACCGTCACCCGCCGAGCTCGATTAGGAGCCGACGGCACACGCGAGCCCGGCATCCACTAGCAAACAGCCGTGGGCCAGCTCGAGCTCTCACCGTCGGCCTTTGTCCCCTCATCCTCCGGCCTCCCTCCCCCACCATCCCTCGCCATACGGCCTCCCCCATGTCGTCGCCAACCTCCATTGGCCGAAAGTGAGCCGGGCGTGCCCGATCTGTTCGGTAGAATGAAGCAAAggaattttatttttttaattcattttttaCTGAACATGATGTGGTT encodes:
- the LOC119348718 gene encoding BTB/POZ and MATH domain-containing protein 1-like, which produces MSSPIACVGEPLGSASAIVATSARGYHTLKIDGYRCTKATPAGEFLQSSQFFVGGHCWRIYYYPNGKDSETVDYISFYLKLDEIVTEDVKTMFTINFAKVLGKRLSWPSASTTGYVFGGKQMWGYPNFIKRENLEKSEHLKDDSFTIRCDVVVVHDICTKQTSTPKFVFVPPPELNQHLGDLLKTEKGADVVFEVGGEMIPAHRCVLASRSPVFSAELFGVMKEGDTAGVIHIDDLEAQVFKELLYFAYTDSLREAKEEEEDIMCQHLLIAADRYNMERLKLICEEKLCKYIDAGSVPTILALAEQYHCNGLKKACFDFLSCPAHRRAVVATDGFKNLCKSFHSLVMELIAMPSPP